AATGGTGAATTATCAGAGGATGATATCCAATTATTTCCTCTATTAAGGGGGTTGTCTATTGTGGAAGGTGTGAACTATCCCTCAAAAGTAGATCAGTATCGTAAAAATATGTCTGACGAAAGTGGTGTTCCACTTTATAATATGAGCTAGTTAATCATTTTTAAGGAATATTTACTATGGTAGAGGCGATGGAACAACCATTGGTTCCTGTCATTATGTCTGGTGGTTCAGGAACAAGGTTATGGCCTTTATCACGCCAAACTAAGCCAAAGCAATTTTTGGCTTTAGTAGGTGAATATTCATTGCTGCAAGATACTATTAATAGATTAGATGGCATTAACAAGCAAGAACCTATTGTTATTTGTAATGAAGCACACCGTTTTTTAGTCGCTGAACAGTTAAGGCAGTTAGAACAAAAAGCGACTATTTTATTAGAGCCAGTAGGGCGTAATACAGCGCCTGCGGTTGCTTTAGCTGCTTTTAAAGTTTATCAGCAGAATCCTAATGCTATTTTATTAGTATTGGCAGCTGATCATTTAATTCAAAATACTAAAGTTTTTCAACAAGTGGTTAGTAATGCCTTAGAGTTAGCTAAACAGGACTATTTAGTTACTTTTGGTATTGTGCCTACTGCGCCTGAAACAGGTTATGGTTATATTGAGCAAGGAGCTCAAATAGCAGAGGGTAGTTACCAAGTTAAGCAGTTTATAGAGAAGCCAAGTCAGACCATTGCTGAAGAGTATTTACAAGCAGGCCATTATTGTTGGAATAGTGGTATGTTTATGTTTACTGCTAAAACTTATTTAGCAGAATTAGAAAAATATCGCCCTGATATTTATAAGGCCTGTAAGCAAGCAATGCAATCACCAACTGTTGATTTAGATTTTATCCGTATCGATAAAGAGGCTTTTTTAGGCTGTCCAGCGGATTCTATTGATTATGCTGTTATGGAAAAAACAGACAAAGCTGTAGTGGTATCCTTAGATGCTGGTTGGACAGATATAGGATCATGGTCAGCTCTTTGGCAAGTGACAAATAAAGATTCACAGGGCAACACCTTAAAAGGTGATGTTTTAGTTGAACAAACTACCAATACATTAGTTTATGCCAATGATAGATTAGTGACTACTTTAGGTGTAGATAATTTAGTAATTGTTGAAACTAAAGATGCGGTATTAGTGGCAGCTAAGAATAAAATACAGCAAGTTAAAGATATTGTTGCTAGGTTACAGCAGGCTGGGCGTATAGAGGCTGTGCAACATAGTGAAGTACATAGGCCTTGGGGTATTTATGATTGTATTGATATCGGAGAACGCTACCAAGTAAAACGTATTACTGTAAAGCCAGGTGCTAAGTTATCCTTGCAAAAACATCACCACCGTGCTGAACATTGGGTAATTGTTAAAGGAACAGCTAAAATTACCAAAAATAGTGAAACTTACTTATTGACAGAAGATCAATCCACTTATATTCCTATTGGCGAAATACACTCTTTAGAGAATCCAGGTAAGATCCCCTTAGAATTAATTGAAGTACAGTCAGGCTCTTATCTTGGAGAGGATGATATTATTCGCTTGGAGGATAAGTATGGACGCTAATAAGCAAGCAAATAATAATACTAAAATCAGTGTTATTACCGCCACTTATAATGCAGTGAAGTATTTGCCTAAACTAATAGAAAGCTTACAACAACAAACCGATAAGGATTTTGAATGGGTTGTGGCGGATGGTGGTTCGACAGATGGCACATTAGAATTACTTAAACAAGTTACAGGTATTGATATTAAAATCACTTCACAAGCTGATTTTGGCATTTATGATGCCTTAAATCGAGCCATTAAGCAGTGCGAAGGAGAGTACTATGTGGTAGCTGGCGCAGATGATTATTTTTATAAAGAAGCCGTTGCTATATTTCGTTCCGCTATTACTGAATCAGTAGACTTTGTTGCAACAGCCATTGATTGTAATGGCAAGCTGCTTCATCCTAAGGGCGGTTCTGTATCAAAGAATGGAGCTGCTGCACTAATTGCCAGCCATTCAATTGGTTTGTTAATAAAAAAATCACTGCATCAACAATATGGTTTTTATTCCCCTAAATACCCTATTTTAGCCGACCAACTATTTATTCTAAAATCGGTAGCTGGCGGGGCTAAGCTAGTAAACTCACCTCAAGCAACAGGTTTTTTCTCTACCGAAGGTGTCAGTTGTAGTAGTCCATTACGTTGTTTAACAGAGTTCTTTTGTATTCAAGTTGACTTAGGTAGTAATAAGTATTGGCAATCTCTGTTATTTTTAAAGCGATTAATACAGATATTACCTAAGATGTAAGGAAAAAAAATGGCAGTTGATATTTTAATGTCAACCTATAATGGCGAGCAATATCTTGAAAATCAGCTGCTATCGCTATTGATGCAGCGCTATAAAGATTGGACACTCTATATTAGAGATGATGGGTCTACCGATAATACTTTATCTATTATTGAGAAGTTTACGCAATTGGATGAGCGTATAAAATTAGTAGAAGCAGGTGAGAACTTAAAACATGGAAAAAGTTTTTTTAGCTTATTGAAATATGCTACTGCTGAATATATCGCTTTTTGTGATCAAGATGATATATGGTTTGAAGATAAATTAACGCATTTACTGGCTTTGGCAGAAACTGAAAACTTAAATAGTGATCAGTTTCCATCGCTGATATGTAGTCAAGGGTATAATTATAGTAATAAAACAGGACTAATTACTAAGGGATTGATTCCGAAATATTATGCCAATACATTACAGGAGTTTTTGTTTTTAAATGGTGGTTATGAGGGATGTCTTTTTTTATTTAATCGTGCTTTATTAGAAATGGCAAAATCTTATACAGCCCCTTTTTATGGGCATGATAATGTTGTTTGTTTAATCGCACATACTTTTGGCAAGGTTAAGTATTTAACTTTACCACTGATGTTATATCGTATACATGAAAAAAATACTTCAGGTATTAAGAAAATAGGGTTTCTAACGAGAGTAAAAACTTTCTTTAGAACAGATGCTACAGTGGTTACTAAAGTCGCATATGATCAGCAAAAAGAATTTTTTGACTTTTTTTATAGTAAACTAACGGAGCAACAGAAAGGAATTTTTGAGGCCTATTTAGCTTTTCCTAGTCTTTGCAAATGGGGAAGGATAAAACTATTAGTAAAAAATAAATTTAGATTGGGCCAATATCGTGGTGTTCTCATTTTGAAAACTATTTTAAGGCGGGCCATTTAAATGATTACGATATTAACACCAACCTATAATAGAGCTTATACACTAAATCGTTTATATAATTCTCTATGTGAGCAAACCAATAAGCGTTTTAATTGGTTAATAGTTGATGATGGTAGTACAGATAATACCATTAATTTAATAGAAAAATTGCAACGTGATAATAGAATAGATATTGAATATTTATATCAAGAAAATAGTGGTAAGCATATAGCAATAAATAATGGTGTAACTCACTGTGCAAGGGATTGGGTGTTTATTGTTGATAGTGATGATATTTTGACCAATGATGCTATAAAAATAGCCATTGATGAAATAATTAACCATCAAGAACATGATCAAATTATAGGTCTATGTTTTAGAAGAGCATTTTTAGATAAGAAAATTATTGGTAATAAAGTATCTGGGGATGTTTTAAGAATTAATCCGACAAAGGCTACACATCTGTTTCAGGGTGATTTAGCTTATATTTTTAAGCATACAGCTTTGCAAAATAATCCTTTTCCCACTATACCTGATGAGAAGTTTGTACCAGAGCTTTATGTGTGGAATAAAATAGCCGATCAAGGACAAATACTCTTTTTCCCAGAAAAATATATCTATTTAACAGAGTATTTAGAGGATGGTTATTCAAAAAACTTTGCCTCAAACTTACAGAAAAATCCTAAAGGATTTAAATTGTTTTATCAAGATCAACTAAAAAGAGAAAAAAATTGGAAGAACAAATTGAAGTGTTTTATTCGATCTATGCAATGTTCTCATTATATAGCTGCTAATAATAAAAAGGACAGTGAGTGAAGGTTTTTTTTCTAATTACAGGGCTTGGTATGGGAGGTGCTGAGCAACAGGTAGTTAGTTTAGTGGATCAATTAGCTAAGCTTGGTCATCA
This portion of the Entomomonas sp. E2T0 genome encodes:
- a CDS encoding mannose-1-phosphate guanylyltransferase/mannose-6-phosphate isomerase → MVEAMEQPLVPVIMSGGSGTRLWPLSRQTKPKQFLALVGEYSLLQDTINRLDGINKQEPIVICNEAHRFLVAEQLRQLEQKATILLEPVGRNTAPAVALAAFKVYQQNPNAILLVLAADHLIQNTKVFQQVVSNALELAKQDYLVTFGIVPTAPETGYGYIEQGAQIAEGSYQVKQFIEKPSQTIAEEYLQAGHYCWNSGMFMFTAKTYLAELEKYRPDIYKACKQAMQSPTVDLDFIRIDKEAFLGCPADSIDYAVMEKTDKAVVVSLDAGWTDIGSWSALWQVTNKDSQGNTLKGDVLVEQTTNTLVYANDRLVTTLGVDNLVIVETKDAVLVAAKNKIQQVKDIVARLQQAGRIEAVQHSEVHRPWGIYDCIDIGERYQVKRITVKPGAKLSLQKHHHRAEHWVIVKGTAKITKNSETYLLTEDQSTYIPIGEIHSLENPGKIPLELIEVQSGSYLGEDDIIRLEDKYGR
- a CDS encoding glycosyltransferase, with product MDANKQANNNTKISVITATYNAVKYLPKLIESLQQQTDKDFEWVVADGGSTDGTLELLKQVTGIDIKITSQADFGIYDALNRAIKQCEGEYYVVAGADDYFYKEAVAIFRSAITESVDFVATAIDCNGKLLHPKGGSVSKNGAAALIASHSIGLLIKKSLHQQYGFYSPKYPILADQLFILKSVAGGAKLVNSPQATGFFSTEGVSCSSPLRCLTEFFCIQVDLGSNKYWQSLLFLKRLIQILPKM
- a CDS encoding glycosyltransferase, with translation MAVDILMSTYNGEQYLENQLLSLLMQRYKDWTLYIRDDGSTDNTLSIIEKFTQLDERIKLVEAGENLKHGKSFFSLLKYATAEYIAFCDQDDIWFEDKLTHLLALAETENLNSDQFPSLICSQGYNYSNKTGLITKGLIPKYYANTLQEFLFLNGGYEGCLFLFNRALLEMAKSYTAPFYGHDNVVCLIAHTFGKVKYLTLPLMLYRIHEKNTSGIKKIGFLTRVKTFFRTDATVVTKVAYDQQKEFFDFFYSKLTEQQKGIFEAYLAFPSLCKWGRIKLLVKNKFRLGQYRGVLILKTILRRAI
- a CDS encoding glycosyltransferase family 2 protein, whose translation is MITILTPTYNRAYTLNRLYNSLCEQTNKRFNWLIVDDGSTDNTINLIEKLQRDNRIDIEYLYQENSGKHIAINNGVTHCARDWVFIVDSDDILTNDAIKIAIDEIINHQEHDQIIGLCFRRAFLDKKIIGNKVSGDVLRINPTKATHLFQGDLAYIFKHTALQNNPFPTIPDEKFVPELYVWNKIADQGQILFFPEKYIYLTEYLEDGYSKNFASNLQKNPKGFKLFYQDQLKREKNWKNKLKCFIRSMQCSHYIAANNKKDSE